A single region of the Triticum dicoccoides isolate Atlit2015 ecotype Zavitan chromosome 2B, WEW_v2.0, whole genome shotgun sequence genome encodes:
- the LOC119363728 gene encoding uncharacterized protein LOC119363728 — MISAAPKGVGSLHQPPGSTPHPAAMSRRRDFPAPGERPCSLMQHQVSVLSSFLKPMEEVQILADCSIDLHLLLLTLLPARWKNISVMCMVLMAWESANLHQSPKMIWEGRWRAGQKRRACSSLLSVL, encoded by the exons ATGATATCCGCAGCACCGAAGGGCGTCGGATCCCTGCACCAACCGCCTGGATCCACCCCACACCCCGCCGCCATGTCACGCCGTCGAGACTTCCCAG CACCAGGTGAGCGCCCTTGCAGTTTGATGCAGCACCAGGTGAGCGTCCTGAGCTCGTTCTTGAAGCCCATGGAAgaggtgcagattcttgctgactgcTCGATTGACCTCCATCTTCTGTTACTAACCCTCTTACCAGCCAG GTGGAAGAATATTTCAGTTATGTGTATGGTGCTGATGGCATGGGAATCAGCAAATTTGCACCAGAGTCCGAAGATGATTTGGGAG GGAAGATGGCGGGCAGGTCAAAAACGGCGCGCGTGTAG TTCTCTTCTGTCGGTGCTATAG